The Brachyspira hyodysenteriae ATCC 27164 genome includes a window with the following:
- a CDS encoding Cof-type HAD-IIB family hydrolase — MNISDISKDKIKLIATDLDGTLLNDKKEIGSYTIEILNKLMNDYKIELVLSSGRPYEGVKNYNKLLKNNNYSIIFNGACIADREGKIIYRKTIEENISESIIKLSEKYDVCIHIYDNGKYIVSKEDFPIKSYVQKEQSLPAVYGLNNIKTYIIDKMLILGQRDILNKLQAEIDSQFNVHSCFSGPLSLEITANGANKGNALKWICNNKGGDIKDVIAFGDNFNDIEMIEYAGIGVAMANAEEELKQKADYTALSNEEDGVGKFLSNIFSI, encoded by the coding sequence ATGAATATTTCAGACATTTCAAAAGATAAAATAAAATTAATAGCTACAGATTTAGACGGTACTTTACTTAATGATAAAAAAGAAATAGGAAGTTATACTATAGAAATACTAAATAAACTTATGAATGATTATAAAATAGAACTTGTATTATCTAGCGGACGGCCTTATGAAGGAGTAAAAAATTATAATAAACTTCTTAAAAATAATAATTATTCAATCATTTTTAATGGAGCTTGTATTGCTGATAGAGAAGGAAAAATTATATATAGAAAAACTATAGAGGAAAATATATCAGAATCTATAATAAAATTATCAGAAAAATATGATGTATGCATACATATTTATGATAATGGTAAATATATAGTATCAAAAGAAGATTTTCCTATAAAATCTTATGTACAAAAAGAGCAGTCTCTTCCTGCTGTTTACGGATTAAATAATATAAAGACTTATATAATTGATAAAATGCTTATTTTAGGACAAAGAGATATTTTAAATAAACTTCAAGCGGAAATAGATTCACAGTTTAATGTTCATTCTTGTTTTTCCGGACCTCTTTCTTTAGAGATAACTGCTAATGGTGCTAATAAGGGAAATGCATTAAAATGGATTTGCAATAATAAGGGGGGAGATATAAAAGATGTTATTGCATTTGGCGATAATTTTAATGATATTGAAATGATTGAATATGCTGGTATTGGCGTTGCCATGGCAAATGCTGAAGAAGAATTAAAGCAAAAAGCTGATTATACTGCTCTTTCAAATGAAGAAGACGGAGTAGGTAAGTTTTTAAGTAATATTTTTTCAATATAA
- a CDS encoding M20 metallopeptidase family protein, with product MEELDFIKKKIKSIKEELINIRRDIHSHPELSNEEFRTMDIVSKYLTFHNIKHRTKVAGTGIIADIEGIDKSFTVAFRADIDALPIEDLKYCDYASKNKGICHACGHDVHTAVNMGIANIFSNNNDNKEKIIPPCNVRLIFQPAEETTGGALRMIKDNALENVNVIYGLHVASNADIGYIQINDNIVNASCLDFIIKVYGKSSHGANPSGGVDAIVIASKIINDLQTVISRNIAAEDSAVITIGTINGGTATNIICDYVEITGTIRALKESIMEKVKSRIKKIIKFVSNSFDGDAEFIETVYFASLVNWKDASNIVRENALDLLGENKVLELNPSLGAEDFSFFIQNKPGAFFYIGAKNEKKGITHKAHNGLFDVDENCIEIALTLQIMNLYKSYSKKDSFYIGKERN from the coding sequence ATGGAAGAATTAGATTTTATAAAAAAGAAAATAAAAAGTATAAAAGAAGAATTAATAAATATAAGGAGAGATATACATTCTCATCCTGAATTATCAAATGAAGAGTTTAGAACTATGGATATAGTATCTAAATATTTAACATTTCATAATATAAAGCATAGAACAAAAGTTGCAGGTACAGGTATTATAGCAGATATTGAAGGCATTGATAAAAGTTTTACAGTTGCTTTTAGGGCAGATATTGATGCACTTCCTATAGAGGATTTAAAATATTGTGACTATGCTTCTAAAAATAAAGGCATTTGTCATGCATGCGGACATGATGTGCATACTGCTGTTAATATGGGGATAGCAAATATATTTTCAAATAATAATGACAATAAAGAAAAAATTATTCCTCCATGCAATGTACGATTGATATTTCAGCCTGCAGAAGAAACTACAGGCGGTGCTTTGCGTATGATAAAAGATAATGCCTTGGAAAATGTTAATGTTATATACGGTCTTCATGTTGCATCTAATGCTGATATCGGATATATACAGATAAATGATAATATAGTTAATGCAAGCTGCTTAGATTTTATAATAAAAGTTTATGGAAAAAGCAGTCATGGAGCTAATCCTTCAGGCGGAGTGGACGCTATAGTTATTGCTTCAAAAATAATAAATGATTTACAAACTGTAATAAGCAGAAATATAGCTGCAGAGGATAGTGCGGTTATTACTATAGGTACTATTAACGGAGGAACTGCTACAAATATAATATGTGATTATGTTGAAATTACAGGAACCATAAGGGCTTTAAAAGAAAGTATTATGGAGAAAGTAAAATCAAGAATAAAAAAGATTATAAAGTTTGTATCTAATTCTTTTGACGGAGATGCTGAGTTTATAGAAACTGTTTATTTTGCATCTCTTGTAAATTGGAAAGATGCATCAAATATTGTAAGAGAGAATGCTTTAGATTTATTGGGAGAAAATAAAGTATTAGAATTAAATCCTTCTTTGGGTGCTGAAGATTTTTCTTTTTTTATTCAGAATAAACCAGGAGCATTTTTTTATATAGGTGCCAAAAATGAAAAGAAAGGAATAACACATAAAGCACATAATGGATTATTTGATGTAGATGAAAACTGTATAGAAATAGCATTGACTCTTCAGATAATGAATCTATATAAAAGTTATTCAAAAAAAGATTCATTCTATATTGGAAAAGAAAGAAATTAA
- a CDS encoding alkaline phosphatase family protein, giving the protein MELYMKNIKLKNNSFYLISLLLITLLYCIITQFLFPMFSVMKMNFSIIDILYIYLFSIISYILSDKNKYISYFFIIVAVFSFFAIEPLGITIEAKPLFFTDMPDLYPSLIEVLPLYMKIITISATTLYFGLLFAYALYFIYRLIKMYKINIKKAVIMTLIVAAVTYISFFRNIKMDSIYVDYISIANKYGIINTISYRISYDKFMKVNADIESVKEAINILKEAESKRDISHLILSYDTDKKRDVFLIFLESFYDYEHFLPLLDKDPFPKEYREWASNSSKVGPNDGYGSLFARTSGLTGTSPIFPKKQKTPIYTTLPYLMKENGYHTIALEESDVTYYLDALFPNIGIDEVIFNLGLTNIKNYIKTNDFDEPVFVTGFTFMGHAGSHVENDLEVYENNKRFMEKIDKRDIPVLVETMENSALSAKDIIDTKNVILEKYPDALIIFKHDHLYPYLKTIIHNSNIDDSIKEDFFYSYDISPILIWNGTNGYYKFEENGFPPENIPMFIAANTKANYTNSVISLMYKDNTDGIIRFYNSFYTNDNGKIVRVEIDRNSLSYKLNNAQRILSEDLFRGKKYFYKCIDN; this is encoded by the coding sequence ATGGAATTATATATGAAAAATATAAAATTAAAAAATAATAGTTTTTATTTGATTTCTTTATTATTAATAACTTTATTGTATTGTATTATAACTCAATTTTTATTTCCGATGTTTTCAGTAATGAAAATGAATTTCAGCATTATTGATATATTGTATATTTATTTATTTTCAATAATATCGTATATACTATCTGACAAAAATAAATATATTTCTTACTTTTTTATAATAGTTGCTGTATTCTCTTTTTTTGCTATAGAGCCGTTGGGAATTACTATAGAAGCCAAGCCATTATTTTTTACTGATATGCCGGATTTATATCCTTCTCTTATAGAAGTACTTCCGCTATATATGAAAATCATAACAATATCTGCTACGACTTTGTATTTTGGGCTTTTATTTGCTTATGCTTTGTACTTTATATATAGATTGATAAAAATGTATAAAATAAATATTAAAAAAGCTGTTATAATGACTTTGATAGTAGCTGCAGTAACTTATATATCTTTTTTTAGAAATATAAAAATGGATTCTATATATGTTGATTATATTAGTATAGCTAATAAATATGGTATTATTAATACTATAAGCTACAGAATATCTTATGATAAGTTTATGAAGGTAAATGCTGATATAGAAAGTGTTAAAGAGGCTATTAATATACTAAAAGAGGCAGAAAGTAAAAGAGATATATCACATTTAATACTTTCTTATGATACTGATAAAAAAAGAGATGTGTTTTTAATATTTTTAGAATCTTTTTATGATTATGAACATTTTCTGCCTTTATTGGATAAAGATCCTTTTCCTAAAGAATATAGAGAATGGGCAAGTAATTCTTCTAAAGTAGGTCCTAATGACGGATATGGAAGTTTATTTGCTAGAACTTCAGGACTTACAGGAACTTCGCCTATATTTCCTAAAAAGCAAAAAACACCTATATATACAACTTTACCTTATTTGATGAAAGAAAATGGTTATCATACTATAGCTTTAGAGGAATCAGATGTAACATATTACCTTGATGCTTTATTTCCTAATATAGGTATAGATGAAGTTATATTTAATTTGGGACTTACAAATATAAAGAATTATATAAAGACTAATGATTTTGATGAGCCTGTATTTGTAACGGGATTTACATTTATGGGACATGCTGGAAGTCATGTGGAAAATGATTTGGAGGTTTATGAAAATAATAAAAGGTTTATGGAAAAAATAGATAAAAGAGATATACCTGTATTAGTTGAAACTATGGAAAATTCAGCATTATCTGCAAAAGATATAATAGATACAAAAAATGTTATTTTGGAAAAATATCCTGATGCACTTATAATATTTAAACATGATCACTTGTATCCTTATTTAAAAACAATAATACATAATTCAAATATAGATGATTCAATAAAAGAAGATTTCTTTTATTCTTATGATATTTCACCTATATTGATATGGAATGGCACTAATGGATATTATAAATTTGAAGAGAATGGATTTCCTCCTGAAAATATACCTATGTTTATTGCTGCAAATACAAAAGCTAATTATACAAATTCTGTAATATCTTTAATGTATAAGGATAATACAGATGGCATTATAAGATTTTATAATTCTTTTTATACAAATGATAATGGTAAAATAGTTAGAGTAGAAATAGATAGAAATAGTTTATCATATAAGCTTAATAATGCTCAAAGAATATTATCTGAAGATTTATTCAGAGGAAAGAAATATTTTTATAAATGTATAGATAATTAA
- a CDS encoding PepSY-like domain-containing protein, which translates to MRKHLKQVILIASIMMLSAASIFAADMAIQANQLPKKAQDFVKANFANDQIVYAEQDRQSYKVELASGVEIDFDKAGDWTDVSGNNKPLPTNFIPAAIMKTVEGKYPQVPVLEISKEYLSYKLKLGNNREVYVDNNGKIVGDKLD; encoded by the coding sequence ATGAGAAAACATTTAAAACAAGTTATTTTAATCGCATCTATAATGATGTTATCTGCGGCTAGTATTTTTGCTGCTGACATGGCAATACAGGCTAATCAGCTTCCAAAAAAAGCACAGGATTTTGTAAAAGCTAATTTTGCAAATGATCAAATAGTATATGCTGAACAAGACAGACAATCATACAAAGTGGAATTAGCAAGCGGTGTAGAAATTGATTTTGATAAAGCAGGAGATTGGACTGATGTATCTGGAAACAACAAACCATTACCTACAAATTTTATTCCTGCTGCAATAATGAAAACTGTAGAAGGTAAATATCCTCAAGTTCCTGTACTAGAAATAAGTAAAGAGTATTTAAGCTATAAATTAAAATTAGGAAATAATAGAGAAGTTTATGTTGATAACAATGGTAAAATCGTAGGAGATAAATTAGACTAA
- a CDS encoding PepSY-like domain-containing protein translates to MKKNLKLFISIVSLVMLSNLILTAEDMPIQANQLPQNAQNFVKTNFPNDQIVYAEQDRQSYKVELASGIEIDFDRTGNWTDVSGNDRPIPTQFIPSNILNAVKAKYPQIEVLDISKEYNSYKLKLANNREVYVSNNGQITGDKLD, encoded by the coding sequence ATGAAAAAAAATTTAAAACTATTTATCTCTATAGTATCTTTGGTGATGCTTTCAAACTTAATTTTAACAGCAGAGGATATGCCTATACAAGCTAATCAATTACCTCAAAATGCACAAAATTTTGTTAAAACTAACTTTCCAAACGATCAAATAGTTTATGCTGAACAGGACAGACAATCATACAAAGTAGAATTAGCAAGCGGTATAGAAATTGATTTTGACAGAACAGGAAATTGGACTGATGTATCCGGAAATGACAGACCTATACCTACTCAATTTATACCTAGTAATATATTAAATGCTGTAAAAGCTAAATATCCTCAGATTGAAGTTCTAGATATAAGCAAAGAATATAATAGCTATAAATTAAAATTAGCAAATAATAGAGAAGTTTATGTATCTAATAACGGACAAATAACAGGTGATAAATTAGACTGA
- a CDS encoding ankyrin repeat domain-containing protein — MNFNTIIIVVIVAVVILWPIMKKITKNIKIESSENIHIACLYGDLSKIKRLIASGVNINSKDFSNKTPLMYAAEDGAIETIDYLIKNGANINDIDVRGDTALIIAVKNNNIKATQMLIENGADLRIKNEDYKDALNIAKDLGCKEIAEFIENKREDI; from the coding sequence ATGAATTTCAACACCATCATCATAGTTGTAATAGTAGCCGTAGTAATATTATGGCCTATTATGAAAAAAATAACTAAAAATATCAAAATAGAAAGCTCAGAAAATATACATATAGCTTGCTTATATGGGGATCTTTCAAAAATTAAGAGATTAATAGCTTCCGGAGTCAATATTAATTCGAAAGATTTTAGTAATAAGACTCCTTTAATGTATGCAGCTGAAGACGGAGCTATAGAAACTATTGATTATCTAATAAAAAATGGCGCCAATATAAATGATATCGACGTGAGAGGAGATACTGCTTTAATAATAGCTGTAAAAAACAATAATATAAAAGCTACTCAAATGCTTATAGAAAATGGTGCCGATTTAAGAATAAAAAACGAAGATTATAAAGATGCACTCAATATAGCCAAAGATCTTGGATGTAAAGAAATTGCTGAATTTATAGAAAATAAAAGAGAAGATATATAA
- the dhaM gene encoding dihydroxyacetone kinase phosphoryl donor subunit DhaM, whose amino-acid sequence MVSLIFVSHSYKLAKITAEYIKEVTNTNVEISFSGGSGDDHKEIGTDAVDVFNAIERVYSDDGVIIFCDLGSALISSELAISMLDEDKALNVRITSAPFIEGGINAAIQSSLGKNIDEVINESLESLTPKISYVKDKVDYTITNEALDDIEFKDYVKGEYKILLENGFHARPVFMFINLIANSKSEVYISNKTKHKPPVSADSITKVTLLNIEYGDVMEIYAKGPDADQVLERFEYLVNGKFETKKKILQQKNIDDNVVVVSDGCVSGRATYMYFGINVKKEYIKDTKAEKDKFNEAIENVKKDLLEQKSIIEEKNLQNNEYLIFETYISMLFDDYVLKEVYDLIDNKKYSAAYSYNKVMRNIFKSFDSLDDGYIKERKYDIEDILHQVLKYLLDIKINMPDEDNIILMVDNIYASIVTEIGQNIKGVISINGSAVSHAAILLKSLNIPYVIFDSAMQLKGKDIVIDTKNKEGKIIHLKK is encoded by the coding sequence GTGGTTAGTTTAATATTTGTTTCTCATAGTTATAAACTTGCTAAAATTACAGCAGAATATATAAAAGAAGTAACTAATACTAATGTAGAAATATCATTCTCCGGAGGATCTGGAGATGATCATAAAGAAATCGGTACAGATGCAGTTGATGTTTTTAATGCAATAGAAAGAGTATATTCAGATGATGGAGTTATAATATTTTGTGATTTAGGAAGTGCTTTAATAAGTTCTGAACTTGCAATATCTATGCTTGATGAAGATAAGGCTTTAAATGTTAGAATTACTTCAGCACCTTTTATAGAAGGAGGTATAAATGCCGCTATACAATCTTCATTAGGTAAAAATATAGATGAAGTTATTAATGAATCTCTTGAAAGTCTTACACCTAAAATATCTTATGTTAAGGATAAAGTTGATTATACTATAACTAATGAAGCATTAGATGATATAGAGTTTAAAGATTATGTAAAAGGGGAATATAAGATATTATTAGAAAATGGTTTTCATGCAAGACCTGTTTTTATGTTCATCAATTTAATAGCTAATTCTAAAAGTGAAGTATATATTTCTAATAAAACTAAACATAAGCCTCCTGTATCTGCTGATAGTATCACTAAAGTAACATTATTGAATATAGAATATGGAGATGTAATGGAAATATACGCTAAAGGACCTGATGCTGATCAAGTATTGGAAAGATTTGAATATTTAGTAAATGGAAAATTTGAAACTAAAAAGAAAATTCTTCAGCAAAAAAATATAGATGATAATGTTGTTGTAGTTTCTGACGGATGTGTAAGCGGAAGAGCAACTTATATGTATTTTGGTATCAATGTAAAAAAAGAATATATAAAAGATACTAAAGCTGAAAAAGATAAATTTAATGAAGCAATTGAAAATGTAAAAAAAGATCTTTTAGAACAAAAAAGTATCATAGAGGAAAAAAATCTCCAGAATAATGAATATCTAATATTTGAAACTTATATATCAATGTTATTTGATGATTATGTTTTAAAAGAAGTATATGATTTGATAGATAATAAAAAATATTCTGCTGCTTATTCATACAATAAAGTAATGAGAAATATATTTAAAAGCTTTGATTCTTTAGATGACGGATATATAAAAGAAAGAAAATATGATATAGAAGATATATTACATCAAGTATTAAAATATTTATTAGATATAAAAATAAATATGCCTGATGAAGATAATATAATATTAATGGTAGATAATATATATGCTTCTATTGTAACAGAAATAGGCCAGAACATAAAAGGTGTAATTTCTATTAATGGAAGTGCCGTATCCCATGCTGCTATACTTTTGAAATCATTAAATATACCTTATGTGATATTTGATTCTGCTATGCAGCTAAAAGGAAAGGATATAGTTATAGATACAAAAAATAAAGAAGGAAAAATTATTCATTTAAAAAAATGA
- the dhaL gene encoding dihydroxyacetone kinase subunit DhaL: MYNNAKIKEWLINLSLVYDENKDYLTKLDADIGDADHGINISRGFGFVRDDLKNNDSQISAIFKQTATLLIKNVGGASGPLYGTFFLNASIVSANKEELTLKDITEIFNKGINAISALGKSKEGEKTMLDTLFPALNAMKENNESIEDFKSKVLISAENGMKSTIDMIAKKGRASYLGERSVGHQDPGATSSFMMIKELINIL, translated from the coding sequence ATGTATAATAATGCAAAAATAAAAGAATGGCTTATTAATCTATCTCTCGTGTACGATGAAAATAAAGATTATCTTACTAAATTGGATGCAGATATAGGAGATGCTGATCATGGAATAAATATAAGCAGAGGTTTTGGTTTTGTTAGAGATGATTTAAAAAATAATGATTCTCAAATATCAGCCATATTTAAACAAACAGCAACACTTCTCATAAAGAATGTAGGCGGGGCTTCAGGACCTTTATATGGTACTTTCTTTCTAAATGCAAGTATAGTTTCTGCAAATAAAGAAGAATTAACATTAAAAGATATAACAGAAATATTTAATAAAGGAATAAATGCTATATCTGCATTAGGAAAATCTAAAGAAGGCGAAAAAACTATGCTTGATACTCTCTTTCCAGCTTTAAATGCTATGAAAGAAAATAATGAAAGCATAGAAGATTTTAAAAGTAAAGTATTAATATCAGCAGAAAATGGAATGAAATCTACTATAGATATGATTGCTAAGAAAGGAAGAGCTAGTTATTTGGGAGAAAGAAGTGTAGGACATCAGGATCCTGGGGCTACTTCTTCATTTATGATGATAAAAGAATTAATAAATATTTTATAA
- the dhaK gene encoding dihydroxyacetone kinase subunit DhaK, which yields MKKIINDVNNIILEELQGMQKAYSNILKINYDPIYVTRVNKNSKVSLISGGGSGHEPLHAGFVGYGMLDAACPGEIFTSPTPDQMEEAAKSINNDKGIIFLVKNYTGDVMNFQMAEDLCKAEGIDVRSIIIDDDVSVKDSLYTTGRRGVGATVFFEKICGASAERGDDINKVLEYANYCKENARSMGMALTSCTVPAVGKPTFDISDNEIEMGIGIHGEPGRERINIKTSSEIAEMMMEAICSDIPYKNGDELICMVNGMGATPLMELYILYNDVVKITEKKGIKIVRNLIGNYVTSIDMSGASISLMKVNDDILKLWDYPVYTAALRWGI from the coding sequence ATGAAAAAAATAATTAATGATGTAAATAACATAATATTAGAAGAATTACAAGGTATGCAAAAAGCATATTCTAATATTTTAAAAATAAATTATGATCCCATATATGTAACAAGAGTTAATAAAAATAGTAAAGTATCATTAATATCTGGAGGAGGTTCAGGACATGAACCTTTACATGCTGGATTCGTAGGATATGGAATGCTTGATGCTGCTTGTCCTGGTGAGATATTTACTTCGCCTACTCCTGATCAAATGGAAGAAGCAGCAAAATCAATAAATAATGACAAAGGTATTATATTTCTAGTAAAAAACTATACTGGCGATGTTATGAATTTTCAAATGGCAGAAGATTTATGTAAAGCTGAAGGTATAGACGTAAGAAGTATTATAATAGATGATGATGTATCTGTAAAAGACAGTTTATATACTACAGGAAGAAGAGGTGTAGGAGCAACTGTATTTTTTGAAAAGATATGCGGTGCTTCTGCTGAAAGAGGCGATGATATAAATAAAGTTTTAGAGTATGCTAACTATTGTAAGGAAAATGCACGCTCTATGGGTATGGCTCTAACTTCATGCACAGTACCTGCAGTTGGAAAACCTACATTTGATATATCTGATAATGAAATAGAAATGGGCATAGGAATACATGGAGAACCTGGAAGAGAAAGAATAAATATAAAAACATCTTCTGAAATAGCTGAAATGATGATGGAAGCTATATGTTCAGATATACCTTATAAAAACGGAGATGAGCTTATTTGTATGGTTAATGGTATGGGTGCTACTCCTTTGATGGAACTTTACATATTATATAATGATGTTGTTAAAATAACAGAAAAAAAAGGAATAAAAATAGTAAGAAACTTAATAGGTAATTATGTTACTTCTATAGATATGTCAGGTGCTTCTATTAGTTTAATGAAAGTTAATGATGATATATTAAAACTTTGGGATTATCCTGTATACACTGCAGCTCTAAGGTGGGGCATATAA
- a CDS encoding HEAT repeat domain-containing protein: protein MLKKIFIVTLMFAFSLSSVFAQDTTTTTTTDTGTTGNKPREQLAQNFVDALAAQDEKLLISAIESGSPQVKAMCFKALSEKGASSENLLAAINRYVSYGLNAPSSQNSDSMVRYQALQAAKAAKSETSVEYISQMLYSEQETSNIIAAAQALGEIGSVKGVAALLFQLRLAKTQAIVYEVAVALGKIGDQAALSDLIDLAQNDQYFIVVRQAAVDAIKNIKPSTGGGNNTTTTTTDTAAQ from the coding sequence ATGCTCAAGAAAATATTTATCGTAACATTAATGTTTGCATTTTCTTTATCATCTGTTTTTGCTCAAGATACTACTACCACAACTACTACTGATACAGGAACTACAGGCAATAAGCCAAGAGAACAATTAGCTCAAAATTTTGTGGATGCATTGGCTGCTCAAGATGAAAAACTTTTAATATCTGCTATAGAAAGCGGCAGTCCTCAAGTTAAAGCTATGTGTTTCAAAGCTTTAAGTGAAAAAGGTGCTAGTTCTGAAAATTTGTTAGCAGCAATTAACAGATATGTAAGCTATGGTTTGAATGCACCTTCTAGTCAGAATTCTGATTCTATGGTTCGTTATCAGGCTTTACAGGCTGCTAAAGCTGCTAAATCTGAGACTTCTGTAGAATATATATCTCAAATGTTATATTCTGAACAGGAAACTTCTAATATTATAGCTGCTGCTCAGGCATTAGGTGAAATAGGAAGCGTTAAAGGCGTAGCTGCTTTACTTTTCCAATTAAGATTAGCTAAAACTCAAGCTATAGTTTATGAAGTTGCTGTTGCTTTAGGTAAAATAGGCGATCAGGCTGCTTTAAGCGATTTAATAGATTTAGCTCAAAATGATCAGTATTTTATCGTTGTTAGACAAGCTGCTGTTGATGCTATCAAAAACATCAAACCTTCAACAGGCGGTGGAAATAATACTACTACAACTACTACTGACACTGCAGCTCAGTAA
- a CDS encoding ABC transporter ATP-binding protein: MIKVDNIVKYYGEHIALKGVSYTINKGEIVGFLGPNGAGKSTMMRIITGYLPATSGYVYLDDYEVYDNPIEIKKRIGYMPENVSLYTEMTVIDYLRFCAKLKGIPRKHIKTALENTIEITGLTKYRNRIIGHLSKGYKQRTGIAQAIIHDPEVLILDEPTSGLDPNQLIEVRSLIKSLGGTRTVILSTHILSEVEDTCERALIIDSGELIAEDTIEGLKMAMDREILGGNIELKVAGRYNDALLCVREVNGVIQAEANSYGDILIECERGNDSRAAIVKHLVNNNFDVLEIRAKERSLEEVFIYFTDKKKNEDFDKSKYIRDAGVLNTEENK, from the coding sequence ATGATAAAAGTTGATAATATAGTTAAGTATTATGGAGAACATATAGCATTAAAAGGCGTATCCTACACTATAAATAAAGGTGAAATAGTGGGATTTTTAGGACCGAATGGAGCAGGTAAAAGCACTATGATGCGTATAATTACAGGTTATTTGCCAGCTACAAGCGGATATGTTTATTTAGATGATTATGAGGTTTATGATAATCCTATAGAGATTAAAAAAAGAATAGGATATATGCCTGAAAATGTTTCATTATATACTGAGATGACAGTTATAGATTATCTTAGATTCTGTGCAAAACTTAAAGGCATACCAAGAAAACATATAAAAACTGCATTAGAAAATACTATAGAAATAACAGGACTTACAAAATATAGAAATAGAATAATAGGACATTTATCAAAAGGTTATAAACAGCGTACAGGAATAGCTCAGGCAATAATACATGATCCTGAAGTTTTAATATTAGATGAACCTACAAGCGGTTTGGACCCTAATCAATTAATAGAAGTAAGATCATTGATAAAAAGTTTAGGCGGAACTAGAACTGTTATACTTTCTACGCATATATTAAGCGAGGTTGAAGATACTTGTGAAAGGGCTTTGATTATAGACAGCGGAGAATTAATTGCTGAAGATACTATTGAAGGCTTAAAAATGGCTATGGATAGAGAAATATTAGGCGGTAATATAGAACTTAAAGTGGCTGGAAGATATAATGATGCTCTTTTATGCGTTAGGGAAGTTAATGGTGTTATACAGGCAGAAGCTAATTCTTATGGTGATATTCTTATAGAGTGTGAAAGAGGAAATGATTCAAGGGCGGCAATAGTTAAGCATTTAGTTAATAATAATTTTGATGTTTTAGAGATAAGAGCTAAAGAAAGATCATTGGAAGAAGTATTCATTTACTTTACTGATAAAAAGAAAAATGAAGATTTTGATAAATCTAAATATATCAGAGATGCTGGTGTTTTGAATACTGAAGAAAATAAATAA